A window of Kribbella voronezhensis genomic DNA:
TCGGGCAGGACCGCGCCCAGGACCACGCCACCGTCGGAGACATCGGTGAACCGATTGGCCTCGACGAACACGTCCCGTACGCCGCGGGACAGTTCCAGGGCCTGGCCACCGAGCCGCTGGAACCTGTTCCCGGACAGGGTGATGCGCCGGCTGCCGCGGAACGCGACGTTGCCGGGGACCGTCAGCCAGCCGTCGACCGCGGGCCGCCGGTAGTTGCTCCAGGCCGACACGAAGCCGGCCGGTTCACTCGGCGCCAACCAGGTGGCATCGGCGAAAGTCAGGCCGCGGAACGCCACGTCGTGCGTGTGTGCGTCTCCCTCGACCAAGGTCTGCAGGACGGGCGCCACCACCTCGGCCTTCCGCACGTCCTCGCCGGGCAGCGGGTGGTACAGAAGCTTGTCCCGCCGGCGATCGAGGTACCAGGCCCCTGGCTTGGTCAGGAAGCTCGGACTGTTGTCGATCGCGGTCGGAGCAGGCAGCGGTTCCCCGTCCGCTCCGTAGAGCTTGCGGGCCAGAGACCAGCAGGGCTGGTCCATGGTGATCACCGTCTTCCCGCGCATCCGGCGGATCGAGTCCACGCCACACCGCGCGTCGACCCAGAAGGGAAACGTATAGGCGAACTCGATGTCGTCCGGCCGCGACCAAGTGGCCGGGACGGGGCTGGCCAGGACATAGCCGGTCTCCGTCGTTGTCACCTCGCCGGGCAACCCGGCACCGAGCGGCGCCCGGAGTGCGCGGCGCCCATCGACGTACAGCTGTCTGGTCTGGATTCCGCCCGCGGGCGCCTCCCAGATGCCACCGCGGGTCTGGGTCCAGCCGGTGATCACCCGGCCGCCGCTCAGGACGATCTCTTCCTGTCTGAGAGTGCCGTAGCCGAAGGCTTCGTACGTGACGGACGAGGCCGGCTTCAAGGTGTCGCTCAACCGGTACTTGCCGCCCCGCAGGTCGATCACCAACGGCCGGCCGGGTCGAGCTTCCCGCTGCGCGCGCTCGAGGGTCCGGAACGGCCGGGCCGTCGTGCCCGGGTTGCTGTCGTCACCCCAAAGCGCGACGGTGACTCGTCGGGCGGCGGGTGGAGTCGCCGTCGCTGCGGTCACGGGCAGCGCGGCCATCAAGGCCATCGAAATGCCGAGAGTTGCGAGTTGTCGTCTCATGTCCGCCAGCCTCCTGTCGGTGGCGCGAGTCGCCATCGGCCAGAGGAAGACGGACGCCTGCTACTTAAGTGACACTGCGCCCGCCCCGAAGGCCGATCGCGGTCGGCCGTTCCGGGCCTACGCTCGATTCATGGAGACCGAGCCCTGGCACGAGCGGGCGGTGCCCCTCGTCCTGGGGGCTGTGATCGCCGGCTTCGTCGTGGTCGACTACGGCTGGTCCATCGGCATCGGGTTCGCCGCGCTCGTCGCCGGCGTGACCGCTGCCCTGGCCCGCCGGACGGTCTGGCCGCTCCTGGTGGCCGCCGCGGCAGGAACGCTGGTCTTCTCGGTCTGGCCGCTGGTCATGGTCGCTTGCTACTACGTGGCTGTGAGCTCGCCCCGGCCGACCCGGGTGATCGCCACCGGGCTGACCGCGTACGCCGCGCTGGCCGGACTTCCCGTCGTACTCGATGCCTTGGGCAACGACCTGCTGGTCGAGGGGGACCCGGTTCCGGCGTCGCAACTGGTGATCCTCGCGGCTGTGGTCGTCGCGCTGCCGACGATGGCCGGTTTGTGGGTGCGAGCGAGGCGACAGCTTGCGGCGGGTCTGGTGGAGCAGGCGGCTCAGCGGGAGCGGGAGCGGCGGGCCCTGGCCGCACGGGCCAGCTCGGCCGAGCGGGCCGGCCTGGCTCGGGAGATGCATGACGTCGTGGCACACAAGGTCGCGCTGATGGTGGTTCATGCCGGCGCTTTGGAAGTCCAGCCGCCCGACCGTACGACGGCGGAGGCGGCCGCCTTGATCAGGTCCACCGGCCGTGAGGCGCTGGCCGGCCTCCGGGAGGTGGTCGAGGTACTGCGAACTCCGAACGAATCCGCCGCCGTGCTCGGTCCGCCGCCGTCGCTGGTCGACCTGGACTCCCTCCTGGAGTCGTCCCGGGCAACCGGGTTGGTGGTCCGGCGGTACGACCTCGGCGAGCCGGTGCGGGTGTCCGACACATCTCAGCGCGTCCTGTACCGCGTGACCCAGGAGGCGCTGACCAACGTCCACAAACATGCGCCCGGCGCCGAGGTGGAGGTCACCCTCGGCTACTACGGGGACGCCGTCGAGGTCGTCATCTCGAACACGGGCGGTACGTCGACGAGCGTGGCCGCCGGTTCGGGGTACGGCTTGCTGGGGTTGCGGGAACGGGTCGCGCTGGTCGACGGCGTACTGACCGCGGGGCCGGCCGGCGACGGGTTCGTCGTCCGGGCCCGGGTGCCGTTGCGATGATCCGGCTGGTGCTGGCCGATGACGAACACCTGATCCGGTCCGGGCTGCGGCGGATTCTCGAGGCGGCCCCGGACCTCGGTGTCGTCGCGGAGGCCGCCGACGGGGACG
This region includes:
- a CDS encoding right-handed parallel beta-helix repeat-containing protein; translated protein: MRRQLATLGISMALMAALPVTAATATPPAARRVTVALWGDDSNPGTTARPFRTLERAQREARPGRPLVIDLRGGKYRLSDTLKPASSVTYEAFGYGTLRQEEIVLSGGRVITGWTQTRGGIWEAPAGGIQTRQLYVDGRRALRAPLGAGLPGEVTTTETGYVLASPVPATWSRPDDIEFAYTFPFWVDARCGVDSIRRMRGKTVITMDQPCWSLARKLYGADGEPLPAPTAIDNSPSFLTKPGAWYLDRRRDKLLYHPLPGEDVRKAEVVAPVLQTLVEGDAHTHDVAFRGLTFADATWLAPSEPAGFVSAWSNYRRPAVDGWLTVPGNVAFRGSRRITLSGNRFQRLGGQALELSRGVRDVFVEANRFTDVSDGGVVLGAVLPDRTGISRNVVLRDNRIHRTGVEYRGASGIWLVTGDDTTIEHNQVDNVPYTGILVGPPGEDGGRSHRTRILANRVFATNQVIEDGGGIYLRGKQGDGYADGALVRENVVTDAGAQNFDLGIYTDDTSEYVTVDRNVVHGYPGSIGGCADPYLRDIRYRGNFWDDRVPDGIARRAYPGTWPTGAADDCGDPQGLTFEHNRLLSPDRAAVECALIPACARIVAAAGPI
- a CDS encoding sensor histidine kinase, with the translated sequence METEPWHERAVPLVLGAVIAGFVVVDYGWSIGIGFAALVAGVTAALARRTVWPLLVAAAAGTLVFSVWPLVMVACYYVAVSSPRPTRVIATGLTAYAALAGLPVVLDALGNDLLVEGDPVPASQLVILAAVVVALPTMAGLWVRARRQLAAGLVEQAAQRERERRALAARASSAERAGLAREMHDVVAHKVALMVVHAGALEVQPPDRTTAEAAALIRSTGREALAGLREVVEVLRTPNESAAVLGPPPSLVDLDSLLESSRATGLVVRRYDLGEPVRVSDTSQRVLYRVTQEALTNVHKHAPGAEVEVTLGYYGDAVEVVISNTGGTSTSVAAGSGYGLLGLRERVALVDGVLTAGPAGDGFVVRARVPLR